In Actinomycetota bacterium, the genomic stretch GTCAGATCGATCGAGTTCCTGCGCGCCACTTCGACGAACTGAAGATCCCGCTGCAAGTCTGCACAGCCAATCTACACACGGGCAAAGAGCATTGGATCGACTCAGGGCCGCTCGCAGCGGCGATCCTCGCGTCATCCGCCCTTCCGGGCCTGTTCCCGCCGGTGCGCATCGACGGAGAGCTGTACGTGGACGGAGGAGTCGTCAACAACGTGCCGATCTCTCGCGCAATCGAGCAGGGCATAAAGAAGATCTATGTGCTTACGTGTGGAAACGCGCAACCGGTCATGCGCCCAATCCACCGGCCCCTGGATGTGCTCATGCAAGCGGTCATCCACTCGCGGGTCGCGAGAGTCGAACTGGACCTGCACAGGTACCGCGACAAGGCCGCAATCCACATGCTGCCGTCGCCGGACACAGCCGGCATCGGATTCACCACCGTGTCGCACAGCGCGCGCCTGATCGATGAAGCGTCCACACTCACCGCTGCGTACCTGGAAGCGCGCCTCGCTCCGGTCGCTCCGTAGCGGGAATGGAATGGAACGAGCCGTGATGGGTGATCGCTCCCACCACGGCTCGTCTTGGTTCTTCCGCTAGAAGTACGTCACCTGGAGCATCCCGCCCCCGTAGTAGTCGCCCGGCGGGGGGCCGTAGTAATCGCCCGGCGGAGGACTGCCCGGGTCACCCGGCGGGGGGCCGTAGTAATCGCCCGGCGGAGGGCTGCCCGGGTCACCAGGCGGGGGGCCGTAGTAGTCGCCCGGCGGAGAGCTGCCCGGGTCACCAGGCGGTGGACTGCCCGGCGGCATCATGTCCGGTGGCGGGGTGTAGCCGGAGGGCGGAACCCAACCCGGTGGGAACTGGAACCCAGGGGGCAACTTGCCTTCAGGCGGCGCGTAGTTGTCCGGTGGACGCCAGTCGGGTGGGAACTGGAACCCAGGAGGCAACTTGCCTTCCGGCGGTGCGTAGTTGTCCGGTGGAACCCACGCCGGTGGGAACTGGAACCCAGGAGGCAACTTGCCTTCGGGGGGTGCGTAGTTGTCCGGTGGAACCCACGCCGGTGGGAACTGGAACCCGGTGGGTAGCGCGTCCGGAGGAGGACCGTAGTCGCTCGGAGGCGTCCACGCGGGTGGGAACTTGAAGTTCTCAGGCAGCATGTCGGTCGGCGGACCGTAGTTCTTCGGTGGCTCCCAAGTGGGTGGGAACTTGAAGTTCTCGGGGAGCTTGTCGGTTGGTGGCCCGTAGTTCTTCGGGGGCTCCCAAGTGGGTGGGAACTCGAAGGTCGGCGGCAGCATGTTGGTCGGCGGACCGTAGTTCTTCGGTGGCTCCCACGTCGGTGGGAACTCGAAGGTCGGCGGCAACATGTTGGTCGGGGGACCGTAGGCGTCCGGCGGAACCCAGTCCGACGGGAACTTGAAGGTCGGCGGCAACATGTTGGCAGGAGGTCCGTATTCGGCCGGCGGCTCCCACTTCGGCGGGAACTTGAATCCCGTCGGAAGCGCTGCCGGAGGAGGACCGTAGTCGCTCGGAGGCGTCCACGCGGGCGGGAACTTGAAGTTCTCCGGCAGCATGTCGGTTGGGGGCCCGTAGTTCTTCGGCGGCTCCCACTTGGGCGGGAACGTGAAGTTCTCAGGCAGCATGTCGGTCGGTGGCCCGTAGTTCTTCGGCGGCTCCCACGTCGGCGGGAACTTGAAGTCCTCGGGGAGCTTGTCCGGCGGCGGCCCGTAGTTCTTCGGTGGCTCCCACGTCGGTGGGAACTCGAAGGTCGGCGGCAGCATCTTGGCCGGCGGGCCGTAAGCATCCGGCGGAACCCAGTCCGGCGGGAACTTAAAGGTCGGCGGCAACATGTTTGTCGGCGGACCGTATTCGGCCGGCGGCTCCCACTTCGGTGGGAACTTGAATCCCGTCGGAAGCGCTGCCGGAGGAGGACCGTAGTCGCTCGGAGGCGTCCACGCGGGTGGGAACTTAAAGGCCGGCGGCAACATCTCGGTTGGCGGACCGTAGTTCTTCGGTGGCTCCCACTTGGGCGGGAACGTGAAGTTCTCGGGGAGCTTGTCGGTCGGTGGCCCGTAGTTCTTCGGCGGCGCCCAGGTGGGCGGGAACTCGAATGTGGGCGGCAGCATCGTCGGCGGTGGTCCGTAGTTGTTCGGTGGGCTGAAGTCGGCGGGGAAGGTGAAGTCCTTCGGCAATGCAGCGGACGGAGGACCGAACCCGGTCGGAGGCTCAAACCCGCGAGGGAACTGGAATCCCGGAGGGAGCGCCGTCGGCGGCACAACCTTGAACGTCGCCGGCACAAACCCCTCGAATACGGGCATCTCGCCCGGTCGGTAAGCCTCGCCGGGAGGCGGAGCCGGCCAGCCGCCGGGCGGAATCGGGCGCGCGCCCGGAGGAGCAAGCCATCCCATCTGGGGAGGAAGCATGAACTCCGGCGGCAGTTCGCCCTCGCCCGCGATAAACGCGGGAGGGATCGGCAAGCCGGTCGGAGGCAGGAAGCGAAGACCCGGAGGAAGCGGGTTGCCGTTCTCGTCGGTCAGCGTGCCATTCCACTGACCCTCGTATCCGCGACACACTCCCTCCACGACCGACGCGCACAGGTCGGTTCCGGCTCCGGCATCAACCTTGTCGCCGCCGGTTCCGGCGTCGATCCAGTCGTCGCCGCCTTGCTCGGCGCAGGCCTCGGGGTCTTCTGAGTCGACGCAGTAAGCGTCGCCCAAGAGGTTGTCGTCGCCGGCGCCGCCACGGATCTCGTCGCCGCCTAGACCGCCCTCAACGTAGTCGGTCCCGGCGCCACCGTAGATGCGGTCCGAGCCGTCGCCACCGTAGAGCCAGTCGGCGCCGCCGGATTCCGGACACGTGTCGGTTCCCTCCGTGGTCGCACACGCGGCATCGCCGAACATCTGGTCGGATCCGGCGCCGCCGTCGATGTCGTCGCTCCCATCCGAACCGGCCAGAACATCGCTGCCGGGTCCGCCGTACAAGTGGTCGTCGCCGCCGCCGCCGGAGAGGTTGTCCGTGCCGCCGGACTCGGAGCACAGGGACTGATCCAATTCAGGCGGGCAGTAGTCGTCGCCGAACAACTCGTCGGTTCCGGCGCCGCCATCGAGTTTGTCATTCCCACCCAGACCTTCCAGGTAGTCGTTCCCGACACCGCCGGTGAGAGTGTCTTCACCTGCTCCGCCGGTGAGGCGGTCTACTCCGGCGTCTCCTGTGCACACGTCGTTACCGGCGTCTCCCGAACACGTGTCGTTGTCGGGGCCGCCACTGCACGTGTCGTTGCCGCCGCCGCCGGCGCAGTCATCCAGACCCGCCTCGCCGTACATCTTGTCGTTGCCGGCGCCACCATCCATGCGGTCCGGGCCCGCGCCGCCGCGCAGCACGTCGGTTCCCGCGTCCCCGATCAAGCGATCGGTACCCACGCCGCCGTCCACGGTGTCGTTCCCGGGGCCGCCACATATCGTGTCGTTGCCGCCGAGTCCGAGGATCTTGTCGTTGCCGCCGAGTCCGACGATGACGTCGGCGCCCGCCGTTCCGCGGATCACGTCGTTCTTGGACGTTCCCACGATCGTCGCGCGCACGCCGTTGCAAGTCGGCGCGCTTGCCGCCGCCGCAACGGGAGCAAAAAACGAGAATACGCCGGTGACCATTGCCACGGCGAACGCGAGTCGCTTCATGTCTAAACCTCCGGCGTTTTCGTCTGTTCGTAAGGATCGGACGATGGGCCGAGCCGGAGCATGCCCCGTTTGGGGACCATTGCCGTCCCGCAGCGACTACTCGCGCATCACCCGAAAGGCCCCTACCGCAGCAGGCGAATCCGGCGAAGGGGTAGGTATAGAACGCGCGCCACTCCCGCGATGTCCCCGCGCGCCACCGGGCCGCGCGCGCGGCTGTCGGTCGAGGCTTCGGCGTTGTCGCCCTGGACCCAGTAGTGGCCGTCGGACAGCCCTCGTTCGCCGGGCACGGCCACGACCCGTTTGACGATCTCGAGGCTTCCGGATCGCACGACGACAATCTGCCCGCGGCGCGGCTCCGTCGGACGAATCGGGCGAACCGCCAGCGCATCCCCCGGACGCAGGGTCGGCAGCATGCTCTCCCCGGCGACACGAACCGGAAACCAGCCACGCAAAGTAGGAATAGTCACGGTACCCCCGGAGTGTTATACCTGGAAGCAGGGAAACCCAGGGAGTGGAGGGGGACGAAATGTCATTAAGATCTTGGCTGGCGCCGACGCGTGTAGTACGCGCGCATTGCGACCTGCCGTGCGGCGTTTACGACCCAGCGCAGGCGCGCATCGAGGCCGACTCGGTCAAAGCCTGCATGGAGAAATACGCAGGCAGCGACGACCCAGTGTTTCGCGCGCGCGCCGTCGCGATCAAGGAGGAGCGCGCCGAATTAGTGAAGCACCACCTGTGGGTGCTGTGGACCGACTACTTCAAGCCTGAGCACCTCAAGCAGTTTCCGGAGTTGCACCAGATCTTCTGGGACGCGACCAAAGCGGCAGGCGCGGCAAAGAAGTCCCTCGACCCGGCGGACGGGCAGAAGTTGCTCGACCTGGTGAACCAGATCGACAAGATCTTCTGGGACACGAAGAAGTAGTACTGCAGACGAAGCAACGAGGGGCGGCTTCGGCCGCCCCTCGTTTCGTTCTGCGTCCGACCCGTTACGGAGTCGCCTTCCAGTAGGGGACCTTCGGCCAGTGACCGGAAAGGTGGCAGTTCCAGCAAGATGCGTTCGGCTTGTTTGCCTCGCCGTGGCAGTACCCGCAAGGGCTCCCA encodes the following:
- a CDS encoding patatin-like phospholipase family protein, translating into MSLGQYMGGLRGRADVWREKLRRNGDRVAFVLSGGGVLGAVQVGQLEALIAAGILPDVMIATSVGALNAASIAADPTPRGTAELRRVWSSLRSEDLFPGSRARHLLHILRAGDHLYSNSGIRRQIDRVPARHFDELKIPLQVCTANLHTGKEHWIDSGPLAAAILASSALPGLFPPVRIDGELYVDGGVVNNVPISRAIEQGIKKIYVLTCGNAQPVMRPIHRPLDVLMQAVIHSRVARVELDLHRYRDKAAIHMLPSPDTAGIGFTTVSHSARLIDEASTLTAAYLEARLAPVAP
- a CDS encoding S24/S26 family peptidase, which codes for MTIPTLRGWFPVRVAGESMLPTLRPGDALAVRPIRPTEPRRGQIVVVRSGSLEIVKRVVAVPGERGLSDGHYWVQGDNAEASTDSRARGPVARGDIAGVARVLYLPLRRIRLLR
- the sodN gene encoding superoxide dismutase, Ni, producing the protein MSLRSWLAPTRVVRAHCDLPCGVYDPAQARIEADSVKACMEKYAGSDDPVFRARAVAIKEERAELVKHHLWVLWTDYFKPEHLKQFPELHQIFWDATKAAGAAKKSLDPADGQKLLDLVNQIDKIFWDTKK